Proteins encoded by one window of uncultured Draconibacterium sp.:
- a CDS encoding MFS transporter has translation MNKIRNTLLFNASCLALVVTALSFGTRGGFITPWMEEFNLTGAEVGWIVGTAFWGFTLAMVIFGPLIDILGIGKVIAIAFACHIIGLTWTIFAQGFWSLFFSTMFIGIANGSVEAAANPLVTALYPNNKTAKLNRFHMWFPTGIVIGGLIVFFLNEIGIGWRIQTAVMLVPTVGYGLLFLRQEFPKTERVTVGASYKDMLKACVSPFFLFMAFCMLFTAATELGTNQWIAALFNNSVSNLFGDGIGAILILVWISAIMALARLVAGPVVHRLSGIGILLFSAIFSGIGLYLMSISSGVVLFASATVFALGIGFFWPNMLGVVAEKAPTSGALGLAIMGGIGFLGGGIAQPALGKIYDVQLTKFGDDLAAGAATLQYVIILTVFLAIAFLYLFLKHRKKVRLAEQ, from the coding sequence ATGAACAAAATCAGAAATACATTATTATTTAATGCAAGTTGTTTAGCCCTTGTTGTAACTGCACTTTCATTTGGAACTCGTGGTGGGTTTATAACTCCATGGATGGAAGAATTTAATTTGACAGGTGCCGAAGTTGGATGGATTGTAGGAACAGCGTTTTGGGGATTTACACTTGCAATGGTAATTTTTGGCCCTTTAATCGATATCCTGGGTATTGGTAAAGTTATAGCTATTGCTTTTGCCTGCCATATTATTGGCCTCACGTGGACTATTTTCGCTCAAGGTTTTTGGTCGCTTTTCTTTTCAACCATGTTTATTGGTATTGCAAACGGGAGTGTTGAAGCTGCAGCAAATCCTTTAGTTACGGCCTTATATCCCAATAACAAAACGGCAAAACTTAATCGATTTCATATGTGGTTCCCCACCGGTATTGTAATTGGCGGATTGATCGTTTTCTTTTTAAATGAAATAGGTATCGGATGGCGTATTCAAACAGCAGTAATGTTAGTACCTACTGTAGGTTATGGATTGTTGTTCTTACGTCAGGAATTTCCGAAAACAGAACGGGTTACTGTCGGAGCGTCCTATAAAGATATGTTAAAAGCATGTGTTTCTCCGTTTTTCCTTTTTATGGCCTTTTGTATGTTATTTACAGCTGCCACCGAATTAGGAACTAACCAGTGGATTGCTGCATTGTTTAATAACTCAGTAAGTAATTTATTCGGCGATGGTATCGGGGCAATTCTGATCCTGGTTTGGATCTCGGCAATTATGGCTTTGGCTCGCTTGGTTGCCGGTCCGGTCGTACATCGTTTATCTGGTATTGGAATATTATTGTTCTCTGCCATATTTTCAGGTATTGGACTTTATTTAATGAGTATTTCATCAGGCGTTGTTTTGTTTGCATCAGCTACCGTTTTTGCTCTCGGAATAGGATTCTTTTGGCCTAACATGTTAGGAGTAGTTGCTGAAAAAGCACCAACAAGCGGAGCTCTCGGATTAGCAATAATGGGAGGTATTGGATTCCTTGGTGGAGGTATTGCACAACCTGCCCTTGGAAAAATTTACGACGTGCAGTTAACAAAGTTTGGCGATGACCTGGCTGCGGGAGCTGCTACTCTTCAGTATGTAATAATTCTGACCGTATTTCTCGCAATAGCTTTTTTGTACTTGTTTTTAAAACATCGAAAGAAGGTGAGGTTAGCGGAGCAATAA
- a CDS encoding Gfo/Idh/MocA family oxidoreductase, translated as MKRRSFIKSASAIGVGTALIPNLLSCSPSKTVNIAIIGVGGRGRENWSKSSNENIVALCDVNDETASEGYNTFPNAKRFKDYRKMFDEMANEIDAVMVSTPDHSHFPAAMAAMQLGKHVFVEKPLAHNIWQLRTLKKAADYYNVITQMGNQGHTTDGIRKVKEWYDAGVTGEVKEIFAWFDGPEFGVGKYFTKPGQYPPAEQPVPEGLDWDLWLGPAAVRPYNNVYVPRSWRGFYDFGNGELGDWACHTLDAPFWTLELGMPNVVESEFHSGSPNGFVPDKSIIRFEFPERGNKPPAVLKWYEGGLKPENRLEWGIDELPPSGMIMVGEKQNIITGGRPDNAMLIMADEEWENWVANEMPAPTIPRIEGGPVKEFLDAIKGDGPMPGSNFNYATGLTEMALIGVLAQRFNTRIEYDATTMKATNHPELDQYIKEPVRNGWEYGEELW; from the coding sequence ATGAAAAGAAGAAGCTTTATCAAATCCGCTTCTGCAATAGGCGTGGGCACGGCTCTCATTCCAAACCTATTAAGCTGTTCACCTTCTAAAACAGTCAACATTGCCATTATTGGAGTTGGTGGACGAGGCCGGGAAAACTGGAGTAAAAGCAGTAATGAAAACATTGTTGCATTATGCGATGTAAACGATGAAACTGCCAGCGAAGGTTATAATACATTCCCGAATGCCAAACGATTTAAAGATTATAGAAAAATGTTTGATGAAATGGCCAATGAAATTGATGCCGTTATGGTATCAACACCTGATCATAGTCATTTCCCTGCAGCAATGGCGGCCATGCAATTGGGCAAACATGTTTTTGTAGAAAAACCACTCGCTCATAATATTTGGCAATTAAGAACACTAAAAAAGGCTGCTGATTATTACAATGTAATCACTCAAATGGGCAACCAGGGCCATACAACTGATGGTATAAGGAAAGTAAAAGAATGGTATGACGCAGGAGTAACAGGAGAAGTAAAAGAAATATTTGCCTGGTTTGACGGACCTGAATTCGGGGTAGGGAAATATTTTACCAAACCTGGTCAGTACCCACCTGCAGAACAACCTGTTCCGGAAGGACTGGATTGGGATTTATGGCTGGGACCTGCTGCTGTTCGGCCTTACAACAATGTTTATGTTCCTCGTTCGTGGAGAGGTTTTTACGATTTTGGAAATGGAGAATTAGGCGATTGGGCGTGCCATACACTGGATGCTCCGTTCTGGACATTAGAACTGGGAATGCCTAATGTTGTTGAGTCTGAATTCCATTCAGGTTCTCCTAATGGATTTGTACCTGATAAATCAATAATTCGTTTTGAGTTTCCAGAGCGTGGGAATAAACCACCCGCAGTTCTGAAATGGTACGAAGGTGGATTAAAACCTGAAAACAGACTCGAATGGGGAATCGATGAATTACCTCCATCGGGCATGATAATGGTTGGCGAAAAGCAAAATATAATAACTGGTGGCCGACCAGATAATGCAATGCTGATAATGGCTGATGAAGAGTGGGAAAATTGGGTTGCAAATGAAATGCCGGCACCCACAATACCTAGAATAGAAGGTGGGCCTGTTAAAGAGTTCTTAGATGCTATTAAAGGCGACGGCCCAATGCCCGGTTCAAACTTTAATTATGCAACCGGTCTTACAGAAATGGCTTTAATAGGTGTTTTAGCACAGCGCTTTAATACTCGTATTGAGTATGATGCAACAACAATGAAAGCAACTAACCATCCTGAGCTCGATCAATATATAAAAGAACCAGTTCGTAATGGATGGGAATACGGAGAGGAACTTTGGTAA
- a CDS encoding ThuA domain-containing protein gives MNSLSRRKFVQTTLAAGAGGILLPKNMANAGAQQTNDSLKGKKVLYVWGGWPGHEPEQSVDVFVPWMRSEGAEVVVSDNLDSYLDKDLMDSRDLIIQIVTMSQITREQESALLAAVKENGTGIAGWHGGLNDAFRNNTEYQFMIGSQWVAHPGGVIDFKVNIVDHDDPITAGIKDFDLHSEQYYMHVDPNVKVLSTTKFVAGHAPWADGCVMPVAYKKYYGEGRIFYSSSGHVMADFEVPEALEIMKRGIRWASESKYHEKESWVRPVYG, from the coding sequence ATGAATTCTTTATCCAGAAGAAAATTTGTACAAACTACATTAGCAGCAGGAGCCGGAGGTATCCTGCTGCCTAAAAATATGGCTAATGCAGGGGCACAGCAAACAAACGATTCGCTAAAAGGCAAAAAGGTGCTTTATGTTTGGGGAGGCTGGCCGGGCCACGAACCAGAGCAATCGGTTGATGTATTTGTTCCCTGGATGCGTTCCGAAGGAGCAGAAGTAGTCGTTTCAGACAACCTTGATTCGTACCTCGATAAAGATTTGATGGATTCCAGAGATCTAATAATTCAAATCGTTACGATGTCGCAGATTACACGCGAACAGGAAAGTGCCCTTTTAGCGGCTGTTAAAGAAAATGGTACCGGAATTGCCGGCTGGCACGGTGGACTTAATGATGCCTTTAGAAACAATACTGAATATCAGTTTATGATTGGTTCGCAATGGGTAGCACATCCGGGCGGCGTTATCGACTTTAAAGTAAATATCGTAGATCATGATGATCCTATTACGGCAGGCATTAAAGATTTTGATTTACACTCGGAACAATATTACATGCACGTTGATCCGAATGTTAAAGTTCTTTCAACAACAAAATTTGTAGCAGGTCATGCTCCGTGGGCCGATGGCTGTGTAATGCCGGTTGCTTACAAAAAATATTACGGTGAAGGACGAATTTTCTACTCCTCGTCGGGGCATGTTATGGCCGATTTCGAAGTTCCGGAAGCACTGGAAATTATGAAAAGAGGAATACGATGGGCCAGCGAAAGTAAATATCATGAAAAAGAAAGCTGGGTAAGACCTGTATACGGTTAG
- a CDS encoding Gfo/Idh/MocA family oxidoreductase, which yields MTNFSRRRFIQTSSIGAAGLTALPLLQSFKAGANDTIRVGFIGLGQQAMNLLNGFRHISGVEVVAGADVYGIKRKRFEKQVKEYYPDGEVTTYLDYREIIDRNDIDAVVIATPDHWHAMIAIDACNAGKDIYQEKPITFTIKESIKVAEAVRRNNVIFATGSQQRSDSNYQHAVSMVHREAFGKLTKVQAYVGPGPDPYDLPAEPIPEDLDWIRWLGPLPHSIQFNSALALPISIDPPVRERGWGRWRYYKETGGGFTCDWGAHNFDIGQWALKKDHSGPVKVIPPGYQGAKYLTYVYDNGLEMVNEPYDERKTLGLKFWGEDGWIEVSRGQIAASDKSLLPPDQGEKDAGLYERSAGHVEDFINSVRARRDPIAPVEVGQRTVTCCILGNIAYELNRPVRWSPEAQYFINDPEAEKHYHRAYQNGYKL from the coding sequence ATGACAAATTTTTCCAGACGAAGATTTATTCAAACCAGTTCAATTGGTGCAGCTGGTTTAACTGCTTTGCCATTATTACAAAGTTTTAAAGCAGGTGCCAACGATACAATACGCGTTGGTTTTATTGGCCTTGGCCAGCAAGCCATGAACTTACTTAACGGATTCCGCCATATTAGCGGTGTAGAAGTAGTGGCCGGCGCTGATGTTTATGGTATTAAAAGAAAACGGTTCGAAAAACAGGTTAAAGAATATTATCCTGACGGAGAGGTTACTACTTATCTGGATTACCGCGAAATTATTGATCGCAACGATATTGATGCAGTAGTAATTGCAACACCCGATCATTGGCACGCTATGATTGCTATTGATGCCTGCAATGCCGGTAAAGATATCTATCAGGAAAAGCCAATAACTTTTACAATTAAAGAAAGCATTAAGGTTGCTGAAGCAGTGCGTCGAAATAACGTAATTTTTGCTACAGGAAGCCAGCAACGTTCTGATAGTAATTATCAACATGCCGTAAGTATGGTTCACCGGGAAGCCTTTGGTAAACTTACAAAAGTTCAGGCTTATGTAGGTCCAGGGCCTGATCCATATGACTTACCTGCAGAACCTATTCCTGAAGATTTAGACTGGATACGCTGGTTAGGACCACTTCCACACAGCATTCAATTTAATTCAGCACTTGCATTGCCAATTTCTATCGATCCGCCGGTAAGAGAAAGAGGTTGGGGACGTTGGAGATATTACAAAGAAACCGGTGGTGGTTTTACCTGCGACTGGGGAGCACACAATTTCGATATCGGTCAGTGGGCATTGAAAAAAGATCACAGTGGCCCGGTTAAAGTAATTCCTCCGGGTTATCAGGGAGCTAAGTACCTGACTTACGTTTACGATAATGGCTTGGAAATGGTAAATGAGCCTTACGACGAAAGAAAAACACTCGGGCTTAAATTCTGGGGCGAAGACGGATGGATTGAAGTTTCAAGAGGACAGATTGCTGCTTCCGATAAGTCATTACTGCCTCCTGATCAGGGAGAAAAAGATGCAGGACTTTACGAAAGAAGTGCCGGACACGTTGAAGATTTCATTAATTCAGTACGGGCACGACGAGATCCTATTGCTCCGGTTGAAGTTGGTCAAAGAACAGTTACGTGCTGTATTTTAGGAAACATTGCCTACGAGTTAAACCGTCCGGTTAGGTGGTCACCAGAAGCTCAGTATTTCATTAACGATCCTGAAGCCGAAAAACACTATCACCGCGCATATCAAAATGGATATAAACTATAA